From the genome of Methanoregula boonei 6A8:
TTAACGGCGACCGGTGCAGTATCACAGTTGCCGGCCGGTCCGGGACTTTTGCAAACCCGCTGCTTGCCCTGCCCGGGTACCGGGTTCCGCTTGCCCTTGCCGGAACTGCAGCCCTCCTGCTCGGACAGAACCCTGCCCCGCTCTCCACGTTCCCGGGAGTTCCCGGGCGGATGGAGGTACGAAAAGAGCAGGGGATCCTTGTGATCGACAACGCAAACAGCGGGACAAACGCGGAGACCACTATTGAGGCCGCCCGGTACGCCCGTGACTGTTCAGGATCTCCCGAGATTACTCTTGTGATCGGGACGGTCAAAGGCGATGGTGCTGTGTGCGAAGGGTTCCCCGAGGATCAGATACTATCAGCGATCCGGACAACCCGGCCCCGGACCCTTATCCGGGTCGGGAATCCCCCTAAGTGTTCCGAAATCCCTGGCCTGCCTGCAATTGATGCAGTCTGCCAGACCCTCGAAGAAGCAGAACGCTGCGCCCGGGAAAGGACGCAGACCGGAGCCATCGTGCTTGCGGTCAAGACCTGGAGATAAGTATGCCTTCACGATTCATGCACCCCCGCCCGAGCTCGATTGTGGCCGCCCTCTATACCGCACGTGACCTCGAAGTGGATGTCGCCATCCTGCACGGCCCCTCGGGCTGCTCTTTCAAGCACGCCCGTCTTCTCGAAGAGGACGGGATGAGGGTGCTTACGACAGCGCTTGCGGACAACGAGTTTGTCTTTGGCGGCCAGAAGCCGCTCGAAGAAGTGCTGAGGTATGCCGAGGACCATTTTGCTCCCAAAAAGATAGCCGTGATCGGGACCTGCGTTTCTATGATCATCGGTGAGGACCTGCAGGCCGCCATTGACAGCGCCGGGATCACTACCCCGACAATTGCCGTTGATATTCACGCGGGCTTTACCGAGAATATTGCCGGCGTGCTCGCGACACTTGAGGCGGCGGCCGGAGCCGGATGGATCAGTGCCGATGAGCTTGCCCGCCAGCACCGGCTCATGGGAAAGGCAAATGAGGTGGAGAAACTCCGGGGCGCTGCCTCGCAGGAGTACCTGGAGCCCTCGCGGGGCGATCTCAAGCACGTAGCTGCACAGCGCCTTATCGAGTGTGCAAAGAGCGGGGCAAAAGGGGTCGCGATCCTGAACGCGAAAAAAGAGACCGCATACATGTTTGCCGATGAACTGATCGCTCTCCACGATGCCTGCCCGGATGCGGATATCACCTATATTGCGAACCTGGACAACGGAGGCCTGCCCAAGGTGCGGGCGGACGCCGGTCGTATCCTTGCGGAAATGGAGAAACGCGGAATTCATCCTGAGCTCATCGGTGCGCTGGATGAATACGGGGCAAACGGCGATGCACTCGGGGCCCGGATCCGGGAGATTGCACCCGCGTTTGCACTTATCGTCGGCGTCCCGCATGCAATCCCCCCGGAGTACACAAACGGTATCGAGTGCTTCTCGGTGACAAACGGCCCGCGGCAGGTGGCGCCCCTCAAGGCCATCGGTCACCGGCATGTGCTCGTGGAGATCGACCTCCACCCGCGGACGCTGGGCGTGCGCGAGATTGTGGAAAGCGAGTTTGGGGCAGTAGTTCGGAGCCTTGCGCGATGAAGTCCCTCCTCATAACGGGTGACCGGTCCGGCAGCGGGAAGACCAGCATCACCCTTGCATTAGCTGCGCTCTTAAAAAAGCGGGGAACGGTCCAGACATTCAAAGTCGGGATGGACTACATCGATCCTTCGTACCTTGCAGCAGTCTCGGGCCGGCCCTGCCGGAACCTGGACAACTTTGCCCTTGGTGACGGGCAGATCCGGGGTATCTTTGCCCACGGATGCAAAGGCGCAGACATCGCGCTTGTGGAAGGTGTCCGGGGACTGTACGAGGGTGCAGAGGCACTGGACGACACCGGGAGCACCGCCGCCATTGCAAAAGTCCTTGATCTCCCGGTCGTGCTCGTGGTCTCGGCCCAGAGCATCACCCGGAGCGCGGCTGCGATCGTGAAAGGTTTTCAGGCATTTGATCCCGATATCCGGATCGCCGGCATTATCCTCAACCAGGTCAAGGGCGGATCGCACCGGGAGAAAGCTACGCGGGCGATTGAGCACTACTGCGGCGTTCCCGTGATTGGCGCCATCCCCCGGATGGAGGAGATGCAGCTTGCCATGCGCCATCTCGGCCTTGTCCCGTACCGCGAGGGCGCGGGCTGCGGGGATTTTGACGAACGGATCCGGACGATCACCGGGATCATCGGGGACCACGTGGACATCGACCGGCTCCTTGCGCTTGCAAAAGAGGGTACGCCATCAGCAAGGGACACGCTCTTTGAGCCTGCACCGGAGCAGGACATCCGGATCGCTGTTGCCTACGATGAGGCGTTTAACTTCTATTATGCCGATCTCTTCGATCTTCTTCCAGCGCTCGGAGCAACAGTCGAGCAGTTCAGCCCGGTCCATGACCGGCTTCCCGAGTCGGACGGCTACATCATTGGGGGAGGTTACCCGGAGCTTTTTGTCCCGGAGCTTGAGAGAAACGATCGTATGCGGGAGGCAATCCATGATGTTTCCCGGAACGGGACACCGGTCTATGCCGAGTGCGGCGGGCTCATGTACCTCACTGACCGGATGGTGTTAAAAGAGGGATGGCAGGGCAGGAAAACGGAACTCTCCGGGGAGATGTGCGGGATTTTCAAAGGAGAGACCGTGATGCCGGCAAAGAGGGTGGTCAGCTACGTGGAGGGGACAAGCAGCAAAGACTCACCCGTGGGTGCTGCCCGGTTCCGGGGCCACGAGTTCCATTATTCCGGGGTTACGCTTGACCCCTCCACGAAATACGCGTACCGCCTCTCGCGGGGGATCGGCATCCATGACACCCTCGATGGTGCGGTACGCGACAATACGCTGGGGAGTTACACTCACCTCCACCCGGTCGGGAGCAGCGAGATGTTCCGGCACTTTACCGATCTCTGCCGTAGTCGCCGGTAAGGCACGTTTCCCGAAATATTCGTGCACCGGAAATATTGGCGGATTCCTGTTTTGGCAGGGGAATTGCCAGTCTTTTAAAAAAAACAACAAAAAACTACAAAAGCACTGACACCCCATTTTATTTTTATGATAATCTATATTGACGGGAAATACCTCCCCGAAGGCCTTGCCAAGGTCTCGGTCTTTGACCACGGCCTGCTCTACGGGGACGGGGTTTTCGAGGGGATCCGTGCGTACAACGGCCGGGTCTTCCGGCTCAAGGAGCACCTGGACCGGCTCTATGATTCGGCAAAGACGCTCGATATCACCCCGCCGATCACAAAAGATGAGATGGCCGAAGCGATCTGCGAGACGCTGCGCAGGAACAAGCTTAAGGACGCCTACATCCGCCCGATCATCACCCGGGGCGTGGGCGACCTTGGCCTTGACCCCCGCAAGTGCAGGAGAGCGTCCGCTATCGTTATCGCGGTGACCTGGGGCGCAATGTACGGCGACCTGTACGAGAAGGGGCTCAAAGCGGTCACGGTCTCGGTCCGGCGCAACCCGGCAGAATGCCTGCCGCCGAACGTGAAAAGCCTCAACTATCTCAACAACATCCTTGCAAAGATCGAGGCGAACTACAAGGGCGGAGACGAGGCGATCTTCTTTGACACGAACGGCTATGTCTCTGAAGGCTCGGGCGACAACCTCTACGTGGTCAAGAACGGCGAGATCTTAACGCCCCACACCCTCAACAATCTCCGGGGCGTGACCCGGATGGTGGTGCTTGAGATCGCGGCGTCCCTTGGCATCACGGTCAAGGAGCAGAACCTCGGATACTTCGACCTTTATACCGCAGACGAACTGATCTGCACGGGGACCGCGGCGGAAGTCGCCCCGATCACCTGGGTGGACGGCAGGGTCATTGGCTCGGGTAAGCCCGGGCCGGTCACCCGCCAGCTGATGGCAGCCTTTACGGCGGTTACGAAGACGGAAGGCCACGCGATCTATACCAAAGCCCCCGCAAAGGGAAAGGTGGCAGCGGCTGCAAAATCCGTAAAGAAAAACAAGACCGTTGCAGCGGCAAAGGCAAAGCCCGGGGCAAAGAAGACAGCCGCCGCAGCCACAAAAAAGCCGGTTGTCCGCAAGGCCACGGCACCGGTAAAGAAGACCGCAGCCCGGAAGAAATAATCCCCATCCCTTTTTCCCAGCGGGGCTTCTACCGGAACCGGCAAAAGGCTGGTGGCGATCCCGTTCCATAACCTATTTATGAGGCAGAGTAAAACTAGTTAGAGCAACGCGCTGCTATAGTGTAGACCGGCCAATCATGCGGGCCTTTCACGCCCGCGACTGGGGTTCAAATCCCCATAGCAGCATTCGAACACTGACAGTACAACACTCTAATTCAACTTTAAAATAGAATTTATCAATTAATCTGTATCCCTTGCTAATGAGGCAAGTTGTTTTTCTAATTCAATAGATCTATCATACTGTCCCTTTGCGGCCGCCACCATACTTTTCATCCGAATATCTCCTCCCTTTTCAATTGCATCGGCATTTTTTAGGAGGAACTCGTTTAAAGCATCATCCCACCCTAACTCTTGTAGGGCTCGTATTTGCCACCACAAATCGCCATCATTAGAAGCTTGTTTAAACGCTTTAATAAAAAGAGTCTCAATTAGATTCTTTTCGACAAATTCTTTCAAATAAAAGGCGGCAGTAAAAGCAGAGTCATATTGATGAATTGCATGATGTATACCATCGATGTAATCAATAGCAGCCTGATCAAATCTCTTTAAGTCGTAATTTAATCGTCCCATTTGCAAATAGTCTTTATTTTTTAAGTATGTATCAAAATTTCTTTTCAAAACAGCTTCAGGAATTAATTCTTGTTTGTTTTGGAGACATCTTAGCCAAATTATAGTTGAATCGGGTTGCTTCTTCTTTAAGGCTAGCTCAATGTATTTATCACGTAATTCTAGGTTGTTAATTGAATGATACAATCCCGCTAATAATACATATTGCCTATGTTCTTTGAAAATTTCTGCTTGAGACGTTATCAGTTCTAATTCTCCAGTGGCAAATGGCGGTTCAGTGTCTTCAAGCGTAAATATTGCTCTTTGCTGTAAGACTAACCTAAGCCAATCTTCACGGTATAATTTGATTTGATCGGCATCTAACTTCCTATCAAAGCCACCACGAGTATGCGTTTTACCATGACATTCAAGACAAAGAACCGCTAAATTATCCAACTTATTATTGGAGGGATTCTCATCAAGATGATGAATGATGACTTGTTTTGAGTCATTTCTGCATACACAGCATGTCCTATTCGAGTCAAACAAAACTTTAGCTGATATATCAGCAGGAATTTCAGTCCGTTTTTTCTTTATCATTTAAAAATAGAAATGAGAATTAAACAGAAATAATTTTGGATTAACGATAATGTGCATTTTTTTCTCCCTTGTTCACTCATCCAGTACATATCTTTCCAGAACGAGTTTATCACACCTCCTTCAGGGACCAAATCATCCGGATAAGGCTCATCGCTAAGGTTCGGGAACAGCGTTCCGTCATCCCCCTTACCCATTCCTCAATCTTCCCTTGTCCAGCGATTCCACCCCCTCCCTGTGCTTCGCAGTGAGTCACTCGGGCGCCTCGTCGGGCCCTCGCTGGGTAAGGATCCTAAAAAGCTCAATCCCGGTAAGTGCGTAGCGCAAAAGCCGACGAGGTGTTTTGCGCGTCCGGCATCGCTCCGGTTCAGCGGCCCGGAAAAAATTCTACGGGACGAATCCTTTCTTACTTTGAAATGGTCTTTCTGTTTTCTCCGGCCGCGTCCATATGATCCTTTCTCGTATACTGCGGGACGTTCCTTCAGGGAGGGGCGTCTGTCTCCCCCAAACGGGGGGATACCACCCCCCATCCACCCGATCTGACTTATCCTAATCCGAGCCCAAATTGAGCTCCGATAACCTCTTTTCAGATCCGAAAAAACCCGTATCGGGCTCCGATTTAAAACAAGCCCAAATAGGCCGTATTTTGGCAAACGGACGAATTTAATTGGTCTCATAAAGGCCATTTCCTGCCCTGATCTCACCTCAAATGGGTTTTCGGTCGATCCCGGAAAAAGATGCCAAAAAAAGGCCGCTATAGGCCGATTATGGGCGTTATATGGGGCCCAATTTGGGCGTATTTTGGCAAATAAACTGATATAATAGCCCTAATTATCTTCATGTGGAATCGGACGGTTTTACGGGCGTGTTGTGAAGAGAGTGAGAAATCTGGCCCTATCCCTCTCAAAGAGTTTGATTCGATAGTAAATCTATGAGTGAATTGATAAAAATAATTTAGGAATGTACTATTGGAGACTGAATATTCTCATGCAGAATCTTCATTTTGAGATTTTTCAAGCCAACCAAAAAAATGACCAATTGCAGCACCTAGAGCCGTTCCAACCATTATTTCAATTACTGAATATGATAATATAAGATAATTTGCAGTTATTTTTTGGTAAAATGGAACTGTAATTAAAAAAGTGAAGAACTGAATGGGGAAAAAGAGAATAATCCCAATAAATTCATACATGCCAGAGCATGTATCTTCACATTGCATAATAGGAAAATGTGATGATGGAAAATATTGCATTACTAAAATTGGTATCCAATATATCGCACAGATCAAACCATAAATAAAGCCAATTGTCGCCCCGGTTTTCCAGTTTTTCCAGTTCATTTTGGACCTCCTTTCAATTCATTCAATTTTTGCTCACTATCCCTCATCACTGAACCTTTGATCCAGCCTTATTGCGATCCACCGATCCCTTGTTTAGCAGAGTCATTCCCGGTAAAATATTTTGCGGAATCCGGCCAAGTCAGCAGGACAGGATTTCCCGGTACTACCGTATTGTCATTGTATACTGACGCAACACTGAAATAATATTTTTCCCCGGGTATCAGATGGCCTCCAAAGTCCCCGCCATGATAGAGCATTGTTGTATCAATGTCCGTGAAATTCGTACCCGGATCAATGGTCCCTGTCACGTATCCGTCATCGGGATAGCTGGGGTTAGGGTTATTCTTCGAAATTACCACATAATAACTTCGAAGTTGAGGATCTGAAATCCGATCCCAGGTAAGCCGGACTTTGTTGTCTTCGATAGATTCAGAAATTTTGGTGCACGGGTGCGGCGGGACAATCGTACAGGTCTGTGTGGGTGTTATGGTTGGTGTTGACCATCCCCCTGAAGAGACCGAGATATAATCCACCCGGGTTTTTGTCGAATTTCCCTTTGGATTACCTGCTGTCAGAGAGATCGTAAATCTCCCCGCTATTGTATAGGTGTGCACCGGGTTTTGAGTGGTCGCATTGGTTCCATCACCGAAATTCCAGTACCAACTGGTCGGGGAACCGGTTGATTGGTCAGTGAATAATACCCTGAGGGGAGATTTCCCATACGTTGGTGTACCACTGAAATCAGCGACAACGGGTTTGGAGCTGCTGACAGAAACATAGTCCTGCCGTACTTTCGTATCACTTCCTGCGGCATTCGTTACTTTCAAGGAGACCGTATACTTTCCCGGAGTTGTATATGTATGAACCGGGTTTTGGGTTGTGGCATTGGTTCCATCACCGAAATTCCAGTACCAACTGGTCGGGGAACCGGTTGACAAATCCGCAAAGGTCACAGTGAGCGGTGTTTTTCCGCAGGTGGGTATTCCTTCAAAGTTTGCAGTAGGTGATTTTAACGATCCGCCACTCACGGTTACGTAATTCTGTCGGGTCAGAGTATTGCTTCCCCCGGCATTTGACACGGTCAGAGATACGTTGTATTTTCCGGAAGAAGTGTAGATATGAACCGGGTTTTGGGTTGTGGCATTAGTCCCATCGCCGAAATTCCAGTTCCAGCTTGTCGGAGAACCGGTTGAAGTATCATTGAACACTACACTCAGTGGTGCATTCCCGCAAGTTGGCTTTGCGGTAAAATTAGCAACAGGGGATGATGCAATGGCCGAGACCGAAATGTAATTCGATCTGATGGTAGTGTTATTTCCATCAGGATTAGCGACTTTCAAGGAGACGGAATAAGATCCTGCTGCCGTATACGCATGGGTTGGGTTCTGGGTGGTTGCATTTGTCCCGTCGCCAAAGTCCCAGTACCAACTGGTTGGCGAATTAGTGGATAAATCAGTAAATAATACACCAAGAGGTACATATCCTGAAGTTACGTTCGCCGTGAAATTTGCAACTGGGGGCGTGCGTGGAAGTACAGTAATGTAACCGATCCTGAGGGTCTGGTTACTCCCATATACGTTCGATGCAGTCAATGAAACATTGTATGAACCTGCGGTACTGTAGAGGTGGGCCGGGTTTTGAGTTATGGCACTTGTCCCATCACCGAAGTCCCAGGTCCAGTTGGCGGGGAACCCGGTCGAAGTATCCATGAATGCAACACCCAGCGGCGTCTTTCCCTGGGTGACATTAGCAGTGAAGTTGGCGAGAGGGGGATTTGGCGGCGCAGGCTGCAATGTTACGACGGTTTCTGTAAGATAGACCGAGACGTAATCGGTCTTGAGCAGGCTGTTTGTACCATCTGCGTTGATCACCTGGAGATTAACTGAATAGTTTCCGGGTTCTGAATAAACATGGGTGGGATTTTGTTGATCCGATAAGGCGCCATCCCCAAAGGTCCAGTTCCACCCGGTTGGATTATTGGTTGAAGTATCTGTGAATGCAACCGCAAGAGGTGCTGTCCCCGTCGTGACATTTGCCGTGAAATTAGCTGCCGGGGACGCGCGTGGAAGAACCGAAATATAATCGGTTTTCGTTGTTGAGTTGCGGCCATTATCATTTACCACGATCAATGAAACGGAGTACGTGCCTGCATTCTGGTAGGTATAGACAGGATTTTGATCAGTAGAGTTTCCGGAATCGCCAAAGGTCCAGTTCCATGATGTCGGGAAACCCGTCGAAGTATCGTTAAACGAGACGGTAAGCGGTTCCTTTCCCGTAGTAACGTTGGCAGTGAAATCCGCTATTGGTGACTGCGGTGAAGTGACATTGATGCAGTATGTCTTGGTGGTGGAATATGTATCAAGCCATCCTCCAATATTATTGGGATGGATTCCCTTGACCACGGAAGTGAAGAATGGTTCGTTGACATAATAGTACAGTGTTACATTATAAGTTCCTGGCGAGTCGTATTCATGCGAAATTGTGGTTACCGACGGATTTAGTTCACCGGTATCGTTTCCATCCCCAAAATCCCATTCATTGCCTGATGCGAGATTCCCGTTCGGCGTGATGTCGGTGAATGTGACGTTTAGCGGCACTGGGCCGCTGACTGGTTCTGCCGTGAAATCCGGTGATAATGCCTGTTTGACATGGATGTAATCCTGATATGCTGACGATCTTCCGAAATCATCGGTGACTGTGAGGTTTACGGTATAAGATCCGAATAAAGTTCCCGGAGATACGTTGAAGATGTGAATGGGATTCTGATCAGCAGAATTTGTTCCGTCTCCGAAATCCCAACTCCAAGCGGTGATATTTCCACTGGAGGTATCATTAAAGGCCACAGCAAGTGGGGTAAATCTGTTCTGGGAGGTATAATTTGATACGAACCCCGCAACCGGGGTCGGGTACGGATAGATATAGATATAATTCAACCGGGAGAGGGTGTCGTTCCCGAAACTATTCCCGGCGGTGAGGTTAACTGTATAGTATCCGCCGGATTCATAGGCATGCGTGGGGTTTTCTAACGTCGAGTTGGTACCATCCCCAAAGTCCCAGTACCATTGTGTTGGCAATGCGTCGGAGGAGTCAGTGAACGATATGGTATCTCCAATAGAGGCATTGGTGGGGCTTGCAGTGAAGTTGGAATTGAGGGGTTTCTTATAGGAAACGCTGATTAAATCCGGTTTTGATAGGGTATCGCTTGAAATGTCGTTCCATGCAGTAAGATTCACCGTGTAATTACCCGGTGCTGAGTATATGTGCTCGGGATTCTCCAATGTCGAATTAGTCCCGTCGCCAAAGTCCCAGTACCATTGCGTTGTGTTGGTATCCGAGGTGTCAGTGAAGTTCACAGCCTGCCACATGGAAACATTTGTTGGCTCTGCAGTAAAGTTGGCGAAGTGCCGGGCATAAACGTAAAAATCGATGGGATCCCCTGATGACGTATTGGCATAAAAAATCCACACCGGTTCGAAGTAATCCTGTTGATCACTTGCTCCCGTTTCATAATATCCAAGTGAGATGTTGTTTATAGTTACATTAACCGGATCCTGAGGGGTCTGGATCAATTCTCCATTCAGCAATTTATCGATAGCCTCATCTGCTGTAATGACTTTTTGGGAACCCACTGGTGTTGCGGTTCTCCATACCTTTAACAGACCGAGATTTTCACCGTTTTCCCCAAGAGAGATATCAATAATCCCTCCCGGGCCACCAACCGGCATTCCGTTTATTTCACGAGAGTATGCGACCTGGGTGAGGAGCGGCGTCTGGCTGGTTGTCTGTCCTGTTTGTATGTTATACCCGGTAAGATACACTGTTTTGACATAAGATAAAACGGCTCCACTCGGTACTCCACCATTTTCATTTAATACAGCCATCGCAGCCTGTGGAGCATCCGCTTCAGAAGTCACATTCTGCTGTTCCTGCATCAGATCCGGGCTCCAGGATTGTATGATATCTCCCGTATTCGTTGTTGAGGCAATAATGGGAATCTCCGATGGGGACGAAGGAATTGTGGTATTGAAACTGATCTCACCGAAGACGGATTGATTGGGAGAAAGTGCGATATCATCGGCGTATGCTAAACCCCCAATGTTTAATAATGCGATAGTGACAATTATTGCAGTTATTGTCGCTTTTGCATATTTCATTGGCCACACACTCCTTGTGCGCACCAACTAACATAATATGTAATATTATTATCGGGACTTT
Proteins encoded in this window:
- the cfbD gene encoding Ni-sirohydrochlorin a,c-diamide reductive cyclase catalytic subunit is translated as MPSRFMHPRPSSIVAALYTARDLEVDVAILHGPSGCSFKHARLLEEDGMRVLTTALADNEFVFGGQKPLEEVLRYAEDHFAPKKIAVIGTCVSMIIGEDLQAAIDSAGITTPTIAVDIHAGFTENIAGVLATLEAAAGAGWISADELARQHRLMGKANEVEKLRGAASQEYLEPSRGDLKHVAAQRLIECAKSGAKGVAILNAKKETAYMFADELIALHDACPDADITYIANLDNGGLPKVRADAGRILAEMEKRGIHPELIGALDEYGANGDALGARIREIAPAFALIVGVPHAIPPEYTNGIECFSVTNGPRQVAPLKAIGHRHVLVEIDLHPRTLGVREIVESEFGAVVRSLAR
- the cfbB gene encoding Ni-sirohydrochlorin a,c-diamide synthase, which gives rise to MKSLLITGDRSGSGKTSITLALAALLKKRGTVQTFKVGMDYIDPSYLAAVSGRPCRNLDNFALGDGQIRGIFAHGCKGADIALVEGVRGLYEGAEALDDTGSTAAIAKVLDLPVVLVVSAQSITRSAAAIVKGFQAFDPDIRIAGIILNQVKGGSHREKATRAIEHYCGVPVIGAIPRMEEMQLAMRHLGLVPYREGAGCGDFDERIRTITGIIGDHVDIDRLLALAKEGTPSARDTLFEPAPEQDIRIAVAYDEAFNFYYADLFDLLPALGATVEQFSPVHDRLPESDGYIIGGGYPELFVPELERNDRMREAIHDVSRNGTPVYAECGGLMYLTDRMVLKEGWQGRKTELSGEMCGIFKGETVMPAKRVVSYVEGTSSKDSPVGAARFRGHEFHYSGVTLDPSTKYAYRLSRGIGIHDTLDGAVRDNTLGSYTHLHPVGSSEMFRHFTDLCRSRR
- a CDS encoding HNH endonuclease signature motif containing protein, which translates into the protein MIKKKRTEIPADISAKVLFDSNRTCCVCRNDSKQVIIHHLDENPSNNKLDNLAVLCLECHGKTHTRGGFDRKLDADQIKLYREDWLRLVLQQRAIFTLEDTEPPFATGELELITSQAEIFKEHRQYVLLAGLYHSINNLELRDKYIELALKKKQPDSTIIWLRCLQNKQELIPEAVLKRNFDTYLKNKDYLQMGRLNYDLKRFDQAAIDYIDGIHHAIHQYDSAFTAAFYLKEFVEKNLIETLFIKAFKQASNDGDLWWQIRALQELGWDDALNEFLLKNADAIEKGGDIRMKSMVAAAKGQYDRSIELEKQLASLARDTD
- a CDS encoding PKD domain-containing protein, translated to MKYAKATITAIIVTIALLNIGGLAYADDIALSPNQSVFGEISFNTTIPSSPSEIPIIASTTNTGDIIQSWSPDLMQEQQNVTSEADAPQAAMAVLNENGGVPSGAVLSYVKTVYLTGYNIQTGQTTSQTPLLTQVAYSREINGMPVGGPGGIIDISLGENGENLGLLKVWRTATPVGSQKVITADEAIDKLLNGELIQTPQDPVNVTINNISLGYYETGASDQQDYFEPVWIFYANTSSGDPIDFYVYARHFANFTAEPTNVSMWQAVNFTDTSDTNTTQWYWDFGDGTNSTLENPEHIYSAPGNYTVNLTAWNDISSDTLSKPDLISVSYKKPLNSNFTASPTNASIGDTISFTDSSDALPTQWYWDFGDGTNSTLENPTHAYESGGYYTVNLTAGNSFGNDTLSRLNYIYIYPYPTPVAGFVSNYTSQNRFTPLAVAFNDTSSGNITAWSWDFGDGTNSADQNPIHIFNVSPGTLFGSYTVNLTVTDDFGRSSAYQDYIHVKQALSPDFTAEPVSGPVPLNVTFTDITPNGNLASGNEWDFGDGNDTGELNPSVTTISHEYDSPGTYNVTLYYYVNEPFFTSVVKGIHPNNIGGWLDTYSTTKTYCINVTSPQSPIADFTANVTTGKEPLTVSFNDTSTGFPTSWNWTFGDSGNSTDQNPVYTYQNAGTYSVSLIVVNDNGRNSTTKTDYISVLPRASPAANFTANVTTGTAPLAVAFTDTSTNNPTGWNWTFGDGALSDQQNPTHVYSEPGNYSVNLQVINADGTNSLLKTDYVSVYLTETVVTLQPAPPNPPLANFTANVTQGKTPLGVAFMDTSTGFPANWTWDFGDGTSAITQNPAHLYSTAGSYNVSLTASNVYGSNQTLRIGYITVLPRTPPVANFTANVTSGYVPLGVLFTDLSTNSPTSWYWDFGDGTNATTQNPTHAYTAAGSYSVSLKVANPDGNNTTIRSNYISVSAIASSPVANFTAKPTCGNAPLSVVFNDTSTGSPTSWNWNFGDGTNATTQNPVHIYTSSGKYNVSLTVSNAGGSNTLTRQNYVTVSGGSLKSPTANFEGIPTCGKTPLTVTFADLSTGSPTSWYWNFGDGTNATTQNPVHTYTTPGKYTVSLKVTNAAGSDTKVRQDYVSVSSSKPVVADFSGTPTYGKSPLRVLFTDQSTGSPTSWYWNFGDGTNATTQNPVHTYTIAGRFTISLTAGNPKGNSTKTRVDYISVSSGGWSTPTITPTQTCTIVPPHPCTKISESIEDNKVRLTWDRISDPQLRSYYVVISKNNPNPSYPDDGYVTGTIDPGTNFTDIDTTMLYHGGDFGGHLIPGEKYYFSVASVYNDNTVVPGNPVLLTWPDSAKYFTGNDSAKQGIGGSQ